The Deltaproteobacteria bacterium genome segment AGAAGGTGTGGAGGTAGTGGCCGCACCCGATGGCGCCGCCGTCGTGGTCAAGTTGGTGCCAAGGCAGGAGAAGTGGCAACGCTGGTTTCGCGCTCTCGAAATCCGGTTTGCCGGCCGCGAGCTGGTGGCAGAAACAATTCGCCTCGAAGATGGCTTCGGCGACCGGCTGGAGATCACGCTGCGCAACGTGCAGCGCAACGCCGATGTGCCGGATGCCCTGTTCGCGCGCTAGCGGTTTGCCCGCAGCCTCACGCGATGAGTCACGAAGACCAAGACCCGCTTGCCCGATTGCCGCACCGCCATCCGTTCTTGCTGCTGGATCGCGTGCTGCTGGTGGAGCCGAGGCGGTGGGCGGTGGGGGTTAGAAACGTGACCCGCAACGACCCCCTTGTGGACGAAACCGGCGTGCTCGCGCCGGTGGTGCTCGCCGAGATCATGGCGCAGCTGGCTGGTCTGGCCGGCGCACCCGCTGGCGCTGCCGCGCCAGCGGTGCTGGCGCGCCTCAATCGCTTCCGCTGCCGCGGGCCGATCGTGGCCGGCGACCGCTTGCTGGTGGCCGCACGCGTGGCGCGCTGCTTCGGCGCCAACGTGGTCGCGCGTGCGGCGATACGCGTGAGCGGCCGGCCGCGCGCGGCGGCGGAGTTGGTGTTGCATTTCCAAGCGGAGCGATGAGCCGTAACCTGAATTCAGATCGCGGCGGCGGGCTTGTCGTTGTACTGCTGGCGATCCTCGGCACTGGCTGTGCGCCGTCGCGGCCAGCCGCGCCGGAGCTGCCGGGGCTCGAGCCCACGGCCGTGGTCGCCGCCGTGCGAGCGGGCGAGGAGCGCATCGCCACCCTGCGCGCCCGTTTCAGCGCCGCTGCGCGCCGCGGCGGCGAGCACCACTCGACGACTGGCGTATTGCTGGTGAAGAAGCCGGACCGTTTTAGGCTGCGGATGATGTTGCCGCTGGGGTTGACGGTGTTCGACTACGTGCGCTGGGGTGAGCAGGCGCAGTTGTCGCTACCCCTGCAAGGACAGGTTGTCACCGGCAGTGCGGCTGAAACGGCGGCCGGCTTCTCCAACGCGGATCTCGGTCAGGCGTTCTTGCGCGGCCCGGCTGCCTTTCCCGGCGCTTGCACTCCCGAGGACGATCGCGGGCCGGTGATCGTGGTGAGTTGCCGCGACGCCGGCGGGCAGGTACTGCGCCGGCTCCGTATCGATCGGGCGCATGCCACCATCGGTGAAGAGACCAGCTACGAGGCCGGCGAGCCGCGCCTGATCTTGCGCTACGACGACTACCGCCCCGTCGGCGATGCCGAGCTGCCCTACCGGATCGCGTTGCTCTATCCCGCGCGCGACGTCGCGCTCGAAATTGCGATCCAACGCTATGAAGTGAACCCTGTGCTCGCTGACGAGCTGTTTCAGCCCGCCGCTCCGTAGGCCGATCGTGCGCTTCTCCTATCAGGCCTGGGCGGCGCTCATCGAGCGCCGCCACCGTGCGATCATCCTCGGGTCGCTGATCGCCTGTGGGCTGGCGGCGCTGTCACTGACACGCCTGCGCCTGGATATCGACGTGCTCGGCATGCTGCCGCAGGGAACGCCGGCCTTCGATGACTTCAAGTCGTTTGTTGCCGATTTCGGTGAGCTCAACGAGTTGGTGGTGCTGCTCGAGGGTGCGCCGCCGGAGCGGCTGCAAAGTTTCGCCGACGAGTTCGCGAGCCGGCTCTCTCAGCTCGACACCGTTGGCGCCGTGCACGCGCGTATCAACGTGCAAGCGGTCCTCGACGGCTTGCTCGGACGCTACCTTTACAACTACGTGCCCGAAGCCGACTACGCTGAGCTGGCTGACCGGCTGACGCCTGCTGGTATCGAGGCGCAGGTCGCTGCCGACCGTGCCGTCCTGAGCGCTCCATTCGACTTGAGCGCCGCGCGTGCCGTGGTGCAGGATCCGCTCGGCTTTCGCCGGCTGGCGGCCGGGGCGCTGGCGCAGTCGTATCGCCAGGCCGCACCCGCTCACGGCAGCGGCTACTTGATGTCGGCCGATGGGCAGGCGCTGTTGCTGCTGGTGCGCCCGCGGGCGGCGGCCTTCGACATCGACTTCAGCGGGCGGCTGATGCAACAGGTGCAGGCAGCGGAGGCGCAGGTGCGCCGCGCGCTGGCCGCAGAAGCGGTGCGGGTGGCGTATACCGGCAGTTACGTTTACGCGCTCGAAGATGCCGCCACGCTCAAGGGCGACATCGGCCGCTACACCGGTTTGGCCCTGTGCGGGGTGCTCGCCGTCTTCTACGCGGGCTATCGCAATTTTCGGATCTTACCGTTTGTGACTTATCCGCTGATGGTCACCACCCTGCTGACCTTCGCGTTGTCCTTGCTGTTGTTCGAGCAACTCAACGGGGTGTCGCTGAGTTTCGCCGCGATCTTGTATGGCCTGTCGATCGACTCGGGCATTCATTTCTACGCCCGCCTGCTGCAAGAGCGGCAGCGCGCGGAGTGCCGGAATGTGACTGAGGCAGTGACGGCAACACTGGCGGGGCTCGGGCGCGCCAATGTGGCGGGCACGGCCACGACCGCGGCCGCGTTTTTCGTCATCGCCTTCTCGGTGCTCGGGGCCGTGCGCCAGCTCGGTATCCTCACCGGGCTGGGCATGCTGCTGACCACGCTGGAGTTCTTCACCTTGTATCCGGCGTTGGGCTTCTTCTTTATGCGCCGCGCCCAGGCCGGCGGCACCGCGCTGGCAGCGGTCCGGCTCGAGCGTTGTGCGGCGGCCGCTGCGAGGCGGGCCGGCGCCGTCAGCGCGGCGGCGCTGCTGCTGGCGGTGGCGTTGCTCGTGATTGCGCGGCACGTGGAACTGGATGTGACCCTGACGCATTTGCGGCCGCGGGCTTCGACCGCCGCGCAGGTGCAGGACGAAATCGCGGCGCGCTTCGGCGAGCCCGGTACAGGCGCGGCTATTCTGGTGCGGCGGCCGGAGCTGGAGAGGGCCTTGAGCGATGCGGAAGAGGTGGCCCGCCACCTGCGCCGCTACCAAGAGCAGGGCCTGCTGCGTTCGGTGCAGAGCGTCGGCGCGCTGCTCCCTTCCGCGCGCGTGCAGCAGGCGCGTCTCGATCGGTACAACCAACTGCCGCGGACAGCGGCGATTGCTGAGCTGCGCGCCGCGCTCGCACGTCACGGCTTCGTGCCCGAGCGCTTTGGCGAGTTTCTGGCCGACTTCGAGCGCCCGCGCCACGAGCTGGTGGCGATCGGCAATCCCGCACTTGTCCCGGTCGCCCAGTCCATCGACCACCACGTACGCGAGCGGGCCGGCGAGTACACGGTGGCCACCTACTGCCAGCCGGCGGCGGGAGCGAGCTGGCGGGCGCTGGCCGAACGCGTGCGGGGCGACTTGGCTCCGATGGCGATAACCGTGGCGGCGCGAGCGCTGCTGGAGGAGGAGCTGGGTAGGGTCCTGCGCCGCGAGTTGACGATGTTTTTCGTCTTCGGGCTCGCCGCCAACCTGCTGCTGCTGTGGCTGAGCTTCGGCGACCTGCGCACCGCGGCGGTGATCTTGACGCCGGTGCTGTTCGCGCTTGCCGCCGTCTTTGCGGTTATGGCGGCGGCGGGCATGGCGCTCGATCCGGTCAACCTGATCGTGGTTCCCCTCATCTTTGGCATCGGTGTCGATTACGGCGTGTACCTGGTTGCCTGCAGCCGGGAGCAAGCAAGCATTGCCGCGGCCGTTCGAGTTGCCGGTCGGGCCGTCGCCACCACGGCACTGACGACCATCGCCGGCTTCGGCTTTCTCGGCCTGTCGCGCTACCCGCCGCTGTCTGCGCTGGGATTGCTGGCTGGTGGTGGGCTGTTGCTCTGCGTGCTCTTGTCTATCATTCTCTTGCCGGCGCTGATGACTTTTGTGCCCGGTAGCCATCGAGGGGACTGAACATGGAGCGATCCGATAGTGCGCCTGCGCGCGCCGCTGCCGTTGACCCGGACCAGCGCTTGCGCGAGGCAATTGCGCGCGCGCGCCGCAGCGCGTTCTACGCCAAGCATCTGGCGGGCCTCGACGTTGGCGGGCGCAGCGATCTGCCGCGCCTGCCGCTGACCTTCAAGCAGCACCTGCGCGACGCCACTCCGTTCGGCATGCTTGCCGTGGCGCCGGCTAAAGCCTGGCACTACCACGAATCGAGCGGCACCACCGGGGAGCCGATATCGACCTGGTGTGGGCTGAACGAGCTGCGCGAGATGGCGGCGGTGGTGCGCCGCATGACTCCGGAGTTGTCGGCCGACACCATCCTACTCAACCGCTTCCCGCTGTTCGCGCCGGTGTCGTTCGTGTTCGAAGAGGCGCTGCGCCAAGCCGGCGCCTGTCACATTGCCGCCGGCAACATGAGCTGGGATGTGCCCTTTACCCGCGCACTGGAGTTCATCGGCCGCCTGCATGTGACGGCGCTGTCCAGTCTGCCGCTGGAACCTATCCTGCTGCACGAGTTGGCCAAGGAGCAGGGGCTGGACCTGCGCCGCGAGTTGGGCTCGGTGCGGGTGATCTTCGCCGGTGGCGCGGTGCTGCCGCCGGCGCTGCGCCGGGCCATCGAGCAGGACTGGCAGGCGCGCGTGGTCGAAATCTACGGCTCTAACGAAACCATGCTACTCGGGGTGAGTTGCACCGCCGGCCGCTTGCACCTGTGCGCCGACCTGTTGGAGATCGAAGTGCTGGAGCCGACGGCGCACACGCCGGTTGGGCCGGGCGAGGCTGGAGTGTTGACTGTCACCAGTCTGATCCACGAGGCCATGCCGCTGGTGCGGTATTTCACCGGTGATCTGGTGCGACTCGGTAACACGGCGTGCTCCTGCGGGCAGGCCGGGCCGACCGCCGAGGTCCTTGGCCGCTTTGATGACGTTGTCGAAATCGGCGGCAAGCGGGTCTCCGCCTACGAAATTCTCGATGCTGCGTACGAGTTCGCGGATCGGGTCGGCACGCGCATCTTCTTCATTTTGATTCGACGGCGCGGGTTGCACCTGTTGATGGAGGTGGCGGCGCCGGCCAATGCCGGCGACGCGGCGGCGGAGCGGCGCTTAGCCGAGCGCGTCGGCTTGCCGGTGACGGTCGAGTATCTCGGCCCGAACGAAGTGCTTGACCGCAGCGCGATGTTTCGTGGCCCCAAGATCTACAAACCGAGCGTGATGAGCGACTGGCGCGGCGACGGGCGCAAGGCCATCACCATCATGGAAGCGCTGCTCGAATGGCCGCGCTTCGACTGGCGTACGCTGCTACATTTGGGGCGGCGCCAGCTGCGCAACGCCCGCCGCCGCCGCCGCATCCTCAGGGAAGACCGCCGCTGATTGCGGATCGCCGCCGTGAACGATCGTGCACTCCCGCAGCCCGCGCCGGCAATCGCGCTGGTGGTAAACCCGTGCGCGCTTGCTGGCGACAACCTGGGGTTGTGGCCGCGCACCGTTGAACTGCTGCGCCGGCGCGCCGCCATCTGCGCGGAGCTGCGCACGTCGGCTGACGGCGCCAACGCCGCACGCGTCGCCGAGCTGGTGCGGCAGGCTCAGCCGGAGGTGATAGTGGCCGCCGGCGGCGACGGCACGGTCAGCGAGGTGGTGCAAGGGATCATGCTGGCGGCGATGAACGCCGCGCCCGCCCTCGCCATCGTACCGCTCGGCACCGCCAACAACGTCGGGCGCTCCCTCGGCCTGCGCTCGTTCCGCCGGCAGGGGCATGGCGGCATCGCACTTGCCACCGGCGCCATTCTAGACGGCCAGCGCCGCCGGATCGATCTCGGCCAGGCCGGTGAGCGCTACTTCGCCGGCTCGTTCGCCCTCGGTATGGACGCCGACATCCTCGTCACCCGCAACCGCCTGCGCCGGCGGCTGCGGCTTGGCCGGGGCATCGGCGGCTATCCGCTCTACCTGTGGAGCTGTGCCGTGAATCTCGTGCGCCATCGCAGCAGTCTGGCCCGGCTTCGGATCGACGGTGCGGATGAATCCGCCGCCATTTACAACCTGCTGGTAAGCAACGCCCCAATCTACGCCGGCGAGTTCCGCTTCGACGCGGTGAACACGTGTGACGACGGTTACCTCGATCTGCACCGCTTCGCGGGTGCGAGCGACTATCTGCGGCGCTATCCGCAAGCGTGGCGGCGGCACCTGGGCCACAGCCGCGGCCTAGACGTGCGCGCTCCCGCCGAACTACAGCGCGTGCGCGAGCTGCACGTCGACTGTGACGGGCCGGTCGCCTGCCAAATCGACGGTGAGGAGTTCCCCGCCGTGACGTCGTACTGCGTGCGCGTGGTACCGCAGGGTCTTACCGTCTGCGTTCCCCCCGGGGTGAGACCGTGAGGGAGGCCTTGGGCTGGCCCTGGTAGCCCTACGTATTGCGGTTGACTAGCTATGGGGCTTGTGGTTAACCGACCGCGGTTTCAGGTTGCACGAGGGGCACCCTTGCGGTGCCCTTCCTTTTTACGAGCCATGGAGACTGCTGCACTTCTCGCCGGCACGGAGCCGGATCGGCTGCCGCTGAGCGCCTTCGACTTCGAGCTGCCGGCGCATCTGATCGCGCAAGAGCCCGCGCCCGAGCGCACGGGCGCCCGGCTGTTGGAGTGGAGCCGGGCAAGCGGCCAGCTGGTGCACTCGCACGTCGCCGAATTGCCACGCTTCGTTCGCCGGGGCGATGTCTTCGTATTCAACGACACGCGGGTGATGCCGGCACGGCTGTATGGTCGGACGGCCACGGGCGCTGCGGTCGAACTCCTGGTCATCCGCCGCAATGACAACGGCAACTGGCAGGGCCTCGGCCGGCCGGGCCGCCGGCTGCGCCCCGGTGTCAGGGTGCGGTTCGACGATAGCGCTAGTGCCACGGTGACGGCGTCCCACGGCAACGGCCGGTACGACTTGGCTTTCGATCCCGACGACGTGCCGGCGTTGCTGGCGGCTCGCGGCGAACTGCCATTGCCACCTTATATCAAGCGGCCAGACGGGCCGCTGCCC includes the following:
- a CDS encoding MMPL family transporter, giving the protein MRFSYQAWAALIERRHRAIILGSLIACGLAALSLTRLRLDIDVLGMLPQGTPAFDDFKSFVADFGELNELVVLLEGAPPERLQSFADEFASRLSQLDTVGAVHARINVQAVLDGLLGRYLYNYVPEADYAELADRLTPAGIEAQVAADRAVLSAPFDLSAARAVVQDPLGFRRLAAGALAQSYRQAAPAHGSGYLMSADGQALLLLVRPRAAAFDIDFSGRLMQQVQAAEAQVRRALAAEAVRVAYTGSYVYALEDAATLKGDIGRYTGLALCGVLAVFYAGYRNFRILPFVTYPLMVTTLLTFALSLLLFEQLNGVSLSFAAILYGLSIDSGIHFYARLLQERQRAECRNVTEAVTATLAGLGRANVAGTATTAAAFFVIAFSVLGAVRQLGILTGLGMLLTTLEFFTLYPALGFFFMRRAQAGGTALAAVRLERCAAAAARRAGAVSAAALLLAVALLVIARHVELDVTLTHLRPRASTAAQVQDEIAARFGEPGTGAAILVRRPELERALSDAEEVARHLRRYQEQGLLRSVQSVGALLPSARVQQARLDRYNQLPRTAAIAELRAALARHGFVPERFGEFLADFERPRHELVAIGNPALVPVAQSIDHHVRERAGEYTVATYCQPAAGASWRALAERVRGDLAPMAITVAARALLEEELGRVLRRELTMFFVFGLAANLLLLWLSFGDLRTAAVILTPVLFALAAVFAVMAAAGMALDPVNLIVVPLIFGIGVDYGVYLVACSREQASIAAAVRVAGRAVATTALTTIAGFGFLGLSRYPPLSALGLLAGGGLLLCVLLSIILLPALMTFVPGSHRGD
- a CDS encoding phenylacetate--CoA ligase family protein — translated: MERSDSAPARAAAVDPDQRLREAIARARRSAFYAKHLAGLDVGGRSDLPRLPLTFKQHLRDATPFGMLAVAPAKAWHYHESSGTTGEPISTWCGLNELREMAAVVRRMTPELSADTILLNRFPLFAPVSFVFEEALRQAGACHIAAGNMSWDVPFTRALEFIGRLHVTALSSLPLEPILLHELAKEQGLDLRRELGSVRVIFAGGAVLPPALRRAIEQDWQARVVEIYGSNETMLLGVSCTAGRLHLCADLLEIEVLEPTAHTPVGPGEAGVLTVTSLIHEAMPLVRYFTGDLVRLGNTACSCGQAGPTAEVLGRFDDVVEIGGKRVSAYEILDAAYEFADRVGTRIFFILIRRRGLHLLMEVAAPANAGDAAAERRLAERVGLPVTVEYLGPNEVLDRSAMFRGPKIYKPSVMSDWRGDGRKAITIMEALLEWPRFDWRTLLHLGRRQLRNARRRRRILREDRR